GGGTGCGCGTTCCCCCAGCGCCCCGGCACCTCGCCCGAGACCAGATAATTCCCGGCCACATTGATGAGCAGGGCGACGGCCGCCTGGAGCAGGGAGGTCTCGATCTCCTCCCCCCGCCCCGTCCGGTCGCGCCGATGCAGGGCCGCCAGGATCAGTCCGGTCAGGAGCAGGCCCGCCACCACATCCACCACCGCCACCCCCACCTTCGTGGGGGGCCCGTCCGGCCACCCGGTGATGCTCATGAGGCCCCCGACTCCCTGGGCGATGAAGTCGTAGCCGGGCCTGGCCGCCCCGGGTCCGGTCGACCCGTAGGCGGTGAGGGAGGCGTAGATGAGGCGCCCGTTCAGCCGGGCCGCCTCCGGGTAGCCGAGCCCCAGCCGCGCGAGGGTCCCCGGTCGGAAGTTCTGGATGAGGATGTCCGAGGCCTGGGTCAGTCGGGCCAGGAGGGCGAGGCCCCGGGGTTCCTTCAGGTTCAGGGTCAGGCTTCGCTTGTTCCGGTTGATGGCGAGGAAGTAGGCGCTCTCCCCCTTGTGGAAGGGGGGACCCCACGAGCGGGTTTCGTCCCCGACGCCGGGCTGCTCGACCTTGAGCACGTCGGCCCCGAGGTCGCCGAGGAGCATGGAGCAGAACGGGCCGGCCAGGACCCGGGAGAGGTCCAGGACGCGGAGCCCCTCGAGCGGCCCGCCCATCACTCCTTCTCCCCGAACCGCCCCTCCACGAGGGCGGCCAGCGCGGCGACCAGCTCCTCCGCCATCTCCCCGCGCCCCCGGAGGCGGATCCGCTTCCCCTGCGACGCCCCGAGCGTGAGGAGGCCGAGCAGGCTCTTCCCGTCCACGGCCGCGTTGTCGAGCTCCACGGTCACCTCCGCCCGGTAGCGCCCGGCCACCTGCACGAAGGCGGCCGCCGCCCGGGCGTGGAGCCCCAGCCGATTCCGGATCTCCACCTCCCGGACCACCTCGCGGCTCACCCTCTCCCCTCCCCGGCGCTGGGCCTCCCCCCCGTTCCCGGCCGCGGCCCGACCCCCGGCGGCGCCGCGCACACCGGCGCCGTGGACGCCGGAGGGACAGGGGGGGAAGCGTGCGACGGGCGGGGCTCAGGCGGGGCCGGCCGACCCAGTGGCCTTGCGGGCCAAAAACTCGCTGGCGACCAGGATGTTCTTCTGGCCGTACGTGCTCAGGCGGTCGGCCAGCTCGCGGAGCGCCGTCCCCTCTCGAAGAGCGGGGAGCTTGATCAGCATCGGGAGATTGACCCCCGTCACCACCTCGAGCGCCCCCTTGTCCAGGAAGGACAGTCCCAGGTTGCTGGGGGTCCCGCCGAACATGTCGGTCAGGATCAGGACACCCGCGCCGGCACTGACGCGCTTGATCGCCGCCTCGATCTTGGCGCGCGCCCGCTCGATCTTCTCGGCAGCCTCGATCGTGACGGCCTCGGCCCGCTCGATCCGCCCCACGATCTCCTGCGCCGTCCGGAGCATCTCCAGGCCGACCTGCCCGTGGGTCACGATGACTACCCCGACCATGGTCCCATCCTGCGGAGACGCCT
This genomic stretch from Candidatus Methylomirabilis sp. harbors:
- a CDS encoding HPr family phosphocarrier protein; the encoded protein is MSREVVREVEIRNRLGLHARAAAAFVQVAGRYRAEVTVELDNAAVDGKSLLGLLTLGASQGKRIRLRGRGEMAEELVAALAALVEGRFGEKE
- a CDS encoding CoA transferase codes for the protein MGGPLEGLRVLDLSRVLAGPFCSMLLGDLGADVLKVEQPGVGDETRSWGPPFHKGESAYFLAINRNKRSLTLNLKEPRGLALLARLTQASDILIQNFRPGTLARLGLGYPEAARLNGRLIYASLTAYGSTGPGAARPGYDFIAQGVGGLMSITGWPDGPPTKVGVAVVDVVAGLLLTGLILAALHRRDRTGRGEEIETSLLQAAVALLINVAGNYLVSGEVPGRWGNAHP
- a CDS encoding PTS fructose transporter subunit IIA; translated protein: MVGVVIVTHGQVGLEMLRTAQEIVGRIERAEAVTIEAAEKIERARAKIEAAIKRVSAGAGVLILTDMFGGTPSNLGLSFLDKGALEVVTGVNLPMLIKLPALREGTALRELADRLSTYGQKNILVASEFLARKATGSAGPA